The following are encoded in a window of Kitasatospora fiedleri genomic DNA:
- the gap gene encoding type I glyceraldehyde-3-phosphate dehydrogenase has protein sequence MTIRVGINGFGRIGRNFFRAVKSQGADIEIVGVNDLTDTKTLAHLLKYDTTLGTFPGEVSHTEDSITADGHTFKVTAERDPANLPWAELGADIVVESTGIFTKAEAAKKHLAAGAKKVIISAPATDEDITIVLGVNDDKYDAAAHDIISNASCTTNCVAPMAKVLHENFGIVKGLMTTVHAFTNDQVTLDFPHKDLRRARAASQNIIPTSTGAAKATALVLPELKGKLDGTSLRVPVPTGSITDLVVTLEREVTKDEVNAAFQKAAQEGPLKGYLAYTEDPIVSSDIVNDPHSCIFDSQLTMAQGNQVKVLGWYDNEFGYSNRLVNLVSLVGDQL, from the coding sequence GTGACGATCCGGGTAGGCATCAACGGGTTCGGCCGCATCGGCCGCAACTTCTTCCGTGCGGTCAAGTCCCAGGGCGCTGACATCGAGATCGTCGGTGTCAACGACCTGACCGACACCAAGACGCTGGCTCACCTGCTCAAGTACGACACCACTCTCGGTACCTTCCCCGGCGAGGTCTCGCACACCGAGGACAGCATCACCGCCGACGGTCACACCTTCAAGGTCACCGCCGAGCGCGACCCCGCCAACCTTCCCTGGGCCGAGCTGGGCGCCGACATCGTCGTCGAGTCCACCGGCATCTTCACCAAGGCCGAGGCTGCGAAGAAGCACCTCGCCGCCGGTGCGAAGAAGGTCATCATCTCGGCGCCCGCCACCGACGAGGACATCACCATCGTGCTGGGCGTCAACGACGACAAGTACGACGCGGCCGCGCACGACATCATCTCCAACGCCTCCTGCACCACCAACTGCGTGGCGCCGATGGCGAAGGTCCTGCACGAGAACTTCGGCATCGTCAAGGGCCTGATGACCACCGTGCACGCCTTCACCAACGACCAGGTCACCCTGGACTTCCCGCACAAGGACCTGCGCCGCGCCCGCGCCGCCTCGCAGAACATCATCCCGACCTCGACCGGTGCCGCCAAGGCCACCGCCCTGGTCCTGCCGGAGCTCAAGGGCAAGCTGGACGGCACCTCGCTGCGCGTCCCGGTCCCGACCGGCTCCATCACCGACCTGGTGGTCACCCTGGAGCGCGAGGTCACCAAGGACGAGGTCAACGCCGCCTTCCAGAAGGCCGCGCAGGAGGGCCCGCTCAAGGGCTACCTGGCGTACACCGAGGACCCGATCGTCTCCTCGGACATCGTGAACGACCCGCACTCCTGCATCTTCGACTCGCAGCTGACCATGGCGCAGGGCAACCAGGTCAAGGTGCTCGGCTGGTACGACAACGAGTTCGGCTACTCGAACCGCCTGGTCAACCTGGTCTCCCTGGTCGGCGACCAGCTCTGA
- a CDS encoding phosphoglycerate kinase, which produces MKTIEDLEVSGKRVFVRADLNVPLSGDTITDDGRIRAVAPTIAKLVERGARVVVASHLGRPKGEPDPKFSLAPVAVRLGEILGRPVAFATDTVGESAKATVAALGDGEVTLLENLRFNAGETAKDDAERGAFADQLAALADLYVGDGFGAVHRKHASVYDLPARLPHAVGDLIATEVGVLKRLTEDVARPYVVVLGGSKVSDKVGVIENLLGKADRILIGGGMMYTFIAAQGHGVGASLLQEDQIPVVQDYLKRGAEQGVEFVVPLDTAVSGSFPDVKTGAPVEDYAVVDVDAIPDGALGLDIGPRTAQLFAEKIADAKTVFWNGPMGVFEHPAFADGTRAVAQALLDSDAFTVVGGGDSAAAVRTLGFDEAKFGHISTGGGASLEYLEGKTLPGLAALED; this is translated from the coding sequence GTGAAGACGATCGAAGACCTGGAGGTCTCCGGCAAGCGGGTGTTCGTCCGCGCCGACCTCAACGTGCCGCTGTCCGGTGACACCATCACCGACGACGGCCGGATCCGTGCCGTCGCGCCGACCATCGCCAAGCTCGTCGAGCGCGGCGCGCGCGTGGTCGTCGCCTCGCACCTGGGCCGTCCCAAGGGCGAGCCGGACCCGAAGTTCTCCCTCGCGCCGGTGGCGGTCCGCCTCGGCGAGATCCTCGGCCGTCCGGTGGCGTTCGCCACCGACACCGTCGGGGAGAGCGCGAAGGCCACCGTCGCCGCCCTCGGCGACGGCGAGGTCACGCTGCTGGAGAACCTGCGCTTCAACGCCGGCGAGACCGCCAAGGACGACGCCGAGCGCGGCGCGTTCGCCGACCAGCTGGCCGCCCTCGCGGACCTGTACGTCGGCGACGGCTTCGGCGCGGTGCACCGCAAGCACGCCTCCGTCTACGACCTCCCGGCCCGGCTGCCGCACGCGGTCGGCGACCTGATCGCCACCGAGGTGGGCGTCCTCAAGCGCCTCACCGAGGACGTCGCCCGCCCGTACGTGGTGGTGCTCGGCGGCTCGAAGGTCTCCGACAAGGTCGGCGTGATCGAGAACCTGCTCGGCAAGGCCGACCGCATCCTGATCGGCGGCGGCATGATGTACACCTTCATCGCGGCCCAGGGCCACGGCGTGGGCGCCTCGCTGCTCCAGGAGGACCAGATCCCGGTCGTCCAGGACTACCTGAAGCGCGGCGCCGAGCAGGGCGTCGAGTTCGTGGTCCCGCTGGACACCGCGGTCTCCGGCAGCTTCCCGGACGTCAAGACCGGCGCCCCGGTCGAGGACTACGCGGTGGTCGACGTGGACGCGATCCCGGACGGCGCGCTCGGCCTGGACATCGGCCCGAGGACCGCCCAGCTGTTCGCGGAGAAGATCGCCGACGCGAAGACCGTGTTCTGGAACGGCCCGATGGGCGTCTTCGAGCACCCGGCGTTCGCCGACGGCACCCGGGCGGTCGCCCAGGCGCTGCTCGACTCCGACGCGTTCACCGTGGTCGGCGGCGGCGACTCGGCGGCGGCGGTGCGCACCCTGGGGTTCGACGAGGCGAAGTTCGGACACATCTCGACCGGCGGTGGCGCGAGCCTCGAGTACCTGGAGGGCAAGACCCTTCCCGGTCTCGCCGCCCTGGAGGACTGA
- the tpiA gene encoding triose-phosphate isomerase codes for MTERLPLMAGNWKMNLDHLEAIQHTQKLAFSLADKDYEAVEVAVLVPFTDLRSVQTLVDGDKLKLKYGSQDISQHDGGAYTGEVSGPMLAKLKVAYAVIGHSERRQYHGENEEIVNAKVKAAYRNGITPILCIGEPLEIRKAGTHVAYTLAQLDGALDGVPASDAESIVVAYEPVWAIGTGEVATPEDAQEVCGAIRARLAELYGAELAGKVRVLYGGSVKSSSAAGLMAKPDVDGGLIGGASLDADEFVKIVRYREQAVG; via the coding sequence ATGACTGAGCGTCTCCCGCTGATGGCGGGCAACTGGAAGATGAACCTCGACCACCTCGAGGCCATCCAGCACACCCAGAAGCTGGCGTTCTCGCTGGCCGACAAGGACTACGAGGCCGTCGAGGTCGCCGTCCTGGTCCCGTTCACCGACCTGCGCTCGGTGCAGACCCTGGTCGACGGCGACAAGCTGAAGCTCAAGTACGGCTCGCAGGACATCTCGCAGCACGACGGCGGGGCCTACACCGGCGAGGTCTCCGGCCCGATGCTGGCCAAGCTCAAGGTCGCCTACGCGGTGATCGGGCACTCCGAGCGCCGCCAGTACCACGGCGAGAACGAGGAGATCGTCAACGCCAAGGTGAAGGCCGCCTACCGCAACGGGATCACCCCGATCCTGTGCATCGGCGAGCCGCTGGAGATCCGCAAGGCCGGCACCCACGTCGCGTACACCCTGGCCCAGCTCGACGGCGCCCTCGACGGCGTCCCGGCCTCGGACGCCGAGAGCATCGTCGTCGCGTACGAGCCGGTCTGGGCGATCGGCACCGGCGAGGTGGCCACCCCCGAGGACGCGCAGGAGGTCTGCGGCGCGATCCGGGCCCGGCTCGCCGAGCTGTACGGCGCCGAGCTGGCCGGCAAGGTCCGCGTGCTGTACGGCGGTTCGGTGAAGTCCTCGTCGGCGGCCGGTCTGATGGCCAAGCCCGACGTCGACGGCGGCCTGATCGGCGGCGCCTCCCTGGACGCCGACGAGTTCGTCAAGATCGTGCGCTACCGTGAGCAGGCAGTAGGCTAA
- the secG gene encoding preprotein translocase subunit SecG, whose protein sequence is MVLGFEIALIVLSVLLILLVLLHKGKGGGLSDMFGGGAASTGGGSAVAERNLDRITVILGISWFACIVVLGLLLKNN, encoded by the coding sequence GTGGTTCTCGGGTTCGAGATTGCTCTGATCGTCCTCAGCGTGCTGCTGATCCTGCTGGTGCTGCTGCACAAGGGCAAGGGCGGCGGTCTGTCCGACATGTTCGGTGGCGGCGCGGCCTCGACCGGTGGCGGCTCCGCGGTGGCCGAGCGCAACCTCGACCGCATCACCGTGATCCTCGGGATCTCGTGGTTCGCGTGCATCGTGGTGCTCGGGCTGCTGCTCAAGAACAACTGA
- a CDS encoding RNA polymerase-binding protein RbpA, protein MGEAERGESAPRNRISFWCANKHETRPSFAAEAAIPDTWDCPRCGFPAGQDEHNPPAPARNEPYKTHLAYVRERRTDADGEAILAEALAKLRGEI, encoded by the coding sequence ATGGGCGAGGCGGAGCGCGGTGAATCCGCCCCGCGCAACCGCATCTCCTTCTGGTGCGCCAACAAGCACGAGACCCGCCCCAGCTTCGCCGCCGAGGCGGCGATCCCGGACACCTGGGACTGCCCGCGCTGCGGCTTCCCCGCCGGCCAGGACGAGCACAACCCGCCCGCCCCGGCCCGCAACGAGCCCTACAAGACCCATCTCGCCTACGTCCGCGAGCGCCGCACCGACGCCGACGGCGAGGCGATCCTCGCCGAGGCGCTGGCCAAGCTGCGCGGCGAGATCTGA
- the pgl gene encoding 6-phosphogluconolactonase — protein sequence MSTDRVLVHRDAALLAQAAAARLLTTTADAQAARGTAHLVLTGGRNGNALLAALAAHPARDAVDWAHVDLWWGDERYLPAGDPERNAVQAAAFLDAVRPLGARVHEMPPADGTTTAERAAERYAAELAAAAAPGERLPLFDVLLLGVGPDAHVASLFPGHPGTGRSDGTVIAVHDSPKPPPTRLSLTLPALHHARQVWLLAAGEDKADAVALARTAPGAATAPAGAVTGTERTLWLLDEKAAGKLA from the coding sequence GTGAGCACCGACCGGGTCCTGGTCCACCGGGACGCGGCGCTGCTCGCCCAGGCCGCCGCCGCCCGGCTGCTCACCACCACGGCCGACGCCCAGGCCGCCCGCGGCACCGCGCACCTGGTGCTCACCGGCGGCCGCAACGGCAACGCCCTGCTGGCCGCGCTCGCCGCCCACCCGGCGCGCGACGCGGTCGACTGGGCGCACGTCGACCTGTGGTGGGGCGACGAGCGCTACCTCCCGGCCGGCGACCCGGAGCGCAACGCCGTCCAGGCCGCCGCGTTCCTGGACGCCGTCCGGCCGCTCGGCGCCCGGGTGCACGAGATGCCCCCGGCCGACGGCACCACCACCGCCGAGCGGGCCGCCGAACGCTACGCCGCCGAACTGGCCGCGGCCGCCGCCCCCGGCGAGCGGCTGCCGCTGTTCGACGTCCTGCTGCTGGGCGTCGGCCCGGACGCGCACGTCGCCTCGCTCTTCCCCGGCCACCCCGGCACCGGGCGGAGCGACGGCACGGTCATCGCCGTCCACGACTCCCCCAAGCCCCCGCCCACCCGCCTCTCCCTCACCCTCCCCGCCCTGCACCACGCCCGCCAGGTGTGGCTGCTGGCCGCCGGCGAGGACAAGGCCGACGCGGTCGCCCTGGCCCGCACCGCCCCCGGCGCCGCCACGGCCCCGGCCGGCGCGGTCACCGGCACCGAGCGGACCCTGTGGCTGCTCGACGAGAAGGCGGCGGGCAAGCTCGCCTGA